The proteins below come from a single Acidobacteriota bacterium genomic window:
- a CDS encoding ATP-binding protein, protein MNAENPRSDVCPVCGGSGWEPAGEGVRRCRCLDGARVERLLAAARIPGRYEHCDLDSYGPIHESQKKAKLFVQRFLEKYPQIDVGLLFVGTCGVGKTHLAVSLLKQVIREKGDSGLFYDFRDLLREIQGSWNPVSQTSELQVLRPVFEARVLVLDELGANKPTEWVRDTIAYIINCRYNEKKLTVFTSNYLDVPKKAGEETLTDRIGARLRSRLYEMCRAVEVGGEDFRREIKQAKYRF, encoded by the coding sequence ATGAATGCTGAAAATCCCCGAAGCGATGTCTGTCCGGTCTGCGGCGGCTCCGGCTGGGAGCCGGCCGGGGAAGGGGTGCGGCGCTGCCGCTGCCTCGACGGCGCGCGGGTGGAGCGGCTGCTCGCCGCGGCCCGCATCCCCGGACGCTACGAGCACTGCGATCTGGATTCCTACGGTCCGATCCACGAGTCGCAGAAGAAGGCCAAGCTCTTCGTCCAGCGTTTCCTGGAAAAATACCCGCAGATCGACGTCGGGTTGCTTTTCGTCGGGACCTGCGGCGTCGGGAAGACGCACCTGGCCGTTTCCCTCCTGAAACAGGTGATCCGGGAGAAGGGGGACAGCGGGCTCTTCTACGATTTCCGCGACCTGCTGCGCGAAATCCAGGGGAGCTGGAACCCGGTCTCTCAGACTTCGGAACTCCAGGTCCTGCGCCCGGTGTTCGAAGCCCGGGTGCTGGTGCTGGACGAACTCGGGGCCAACAAGCCGACCGAGTGGGTGCGGGACACCATCGCCTACATCATCAACTGCCGGTACAACGAAAAAAAGCTCACCGTGTTCACCTCCAATTATCTCGACGTCCCCAAAAAGGCGGGGGAAGAGACCCTCACCGACCGCATCGGGGCACGCCTGCGTTCACGCCTCTACGAGATGTGCCGCGCGGTCGAAGTCGGCGGGGAGGATTTCCGCCGCGAGATCAAGCAGGCCAAGTACCGGTTCTAA
- a CDS encoding MBL fold metallo-hydrolase yields MVLPALFASGAEAPGFARLADGVYARVVSPDSNAVANSGFVVLDHSVLVFDTHFTPEAGAELRDAVRTVTDRPVRYVINSHGHTDHTHGNQVFAGAQIVGSDRARRDVVEIDLPAWERSVAAATAEIRALRAESASAEAGASTGAGASTGAGGGRLRQRQRYLDNISRLRILPPQVTFERTLSIREGGREVRLLHLGNAHTEGDIVLYLPGEKIAFVGDLFFNRAIPNTDDARVLEWGATVDALLALDAETFIPGHGDVGSREDVRAFARYLRELRSLVRPAVERGDSLQQAITEIPVPAAYASWGFQNFFPANVQKMYIELKELQAPPPEGNPSGER; encoded by the coding sequence GTGGTCCTCCCGGCCCTCTTCGCGTCCGGGGCGGAGGCGCCCGGATTCGCGCGCCTCGCCGACGGGGTCTACGCCCGCGTCGTCAGCCCCGATTCGAACGCGGTCGCCAATTCCGGTTTCGTGGTGCTCGATCACTCGGTCCTCGTGTTCGACACCCACTTCACCCCCGAAGCGGGCGCAGAGCTCCGCGACGCCGTCCGCACCGTCACCGACCGGCCCGTGCGCTACGTGATCAACAGCCACGGGCATACGGACCACACCCATGGGAACCAGGTGTTTGCCGGCGCCCAGATCGTCGGGAGCGACCGGGCGCGGCGGGACGTGGTCGAGATCGACCTCCCCGCCTGGGAGCGGTCCGTGGCGGCAGCCACGGCCGAAATCCGGGCGCTGCGGGCCGAGAGCGCCTCTGCGGAGGCGGGCGCCTCCACAGGGGCGGGCGCCTCCACAGGGGCGGGCGGCGGACGCCTCCGGCAGCGCCAGCGGTACCTGGACAACATCTCCCGCCTCAGGATCCTTCCCCCGCAGGTCACTTTCGAGCGTACGCTTTCCATCCGGGAGGGGGGGCGCGAAGTCCGGCTGCTCCACCTGGGCAACGCCCATACCGAGGGGGACATCGTCCTCTACCTCCCCGGGGAGAAGATCGCCTTCGTGGGGGACCTGTTCTTCAACCGCGCGATCCCGAACACCGATGACGCCCGAGTGCTCGAGTGGGGCGCGACCGTGGACGCTTTGCTCGCGCTCGACGCCGAAACCTTCATCCCGGGACACGGCGATGTCGGTTCCAGGGAGGATGTGCGCGCCTTCGCCCGCTACCTCCGGGAGCTCCGTTCGCTCGTACGGCCCGCCGTCGAGCGCGGGGACAGCCTGCAGCAGGCGATCACGGAAATCCCCGTTCCGGCCGCTTACGCCTCCTGGGGCTTCCAGAATTTCTTCCCGGCCAACGTGCAGAAGATGTACATAGAGCTGAAGGAGCTGCAGGCGCCCCCGCCGGAGGGGAACCCCTCGGGGGAGAGGTAG
- a CDS encoding trypsin-like serine protease, with amino-acid sequence MRKGSIRLILVVAVLAAAATMAALRWDLLPGGGGPEVSGPAFAFGPAGETAISEDEATNIRVYEAVSPGVVNVTRTVVEYDFFFSPVAREGTGSGCVLDADGHILTNYHVIQSADSLEVSLPDHTKYRARVLGVDRQNDLAVIRIDAPAERLRPIRLGSSSSLMVGQKVLAIGNPLGLQNTLTVGIISSLGRRIETQTGELVDDVIQTDAAINPGNSGGPLLNTAGEMVGINTSIFTIGGGNIGIGFAIPADTIRRVATDLIREGRVIRPWFGIEGYALNPDLASVLKLPVEQGVLVYRVYRGSSADRADIRGASRAVAWYNQRIYVGGDIITEVDAKPVGSQEELQLMLEARRPGDTIRVTLRRGAERLTKQVLLVEAPKQPASRI; translated from the coding sequence ATGCGCAAGGGCTCCATACGCCTGATTCTCGTCGTCGCCGTGCTCGCGGCCGCCGCGACGATGGCGGCGCTGCGCTGGGACCTCCTCCCGGGCGGCGGGGGGCCGGAGGTGTCCGGCCCCGCCTTCGCCTTCGGCCCGGCCGGGGAGACGGCGATCAGCGAGGACGAGGCGACCAATATCCGCGTGTACGAGGCCGTCAGCCCCGGCGTGGTGAACGTGACCCGGACGGTGGTCGAGTACGACTTCTTTTTCTCCCCCGTCGCCCGCGAAGGGACCGGAAGCGGGTGCGTGCTCGACGCCGACGGCCATATCCTGACCAACTACCACGTCATCCAGTCCGCCGACAGCCTCGAGGTCTCCCTCCCCGACCACACGAAATACCGCGCCCGGGTCCTGGGGGTGGACCGGCAGAACGACCTGGCCGTGATCCGGATCGACGCCCCCGCGGAGCGGCTGCGCCCGATCCGGCTCGGTTCCTCCAGCAGCCTCATGGTCGGCCAGAAGGTCCTGGCCATCGGCAACCCGCTGGGGCTGCAGAACACCCTGACGGTGGGTATCATCAGCTCCCTCGGGCGCCGGATAGAAACGCAGACGGGCGAACTCGTGGACGACGTCATCCAGACCGACGCCGCCATCAACCCGGGGAACTCCGGGGGTCCCCTGCTCAACACGGCGGGGGAGATGGTGGGGATCAACACCTCCATCTTCACCATCGGCGGGGGGAACATCGGGATCGGCTTCGCGATCCCGGCCGACACCATCCGCCGGGTGGCCACCGACCTGATCCGGGAGGGGAGGGTCATCCGCCCCTGGTTCGGGATCGAGGGCTACGCCCTGAACCCCGATCTCGCCTCCGTGCTCAAACTTCCGGTGGAGCAGGGGGTGCTGGTCTACCGGGTCTACCGCGGCAGCTCCGCCGACCGGGCCGACATCCGGGGCGCCAGCCGCGCGGTGGCCTGGTACAACCAGCGGATTTACGTGGGAGGCGATATCATCACCGAGGTGGACGCCAAGCCGGTCGGGTCCCAGGAAGAGCTGCAGCTCATGCTCGAAGCGCGGCGCCCCGGGGACACCATCCGGGTGACACTCCGGCGCGGCGCCGAGCGGTTGACCAAGCAGGTGCTCCTGGTCGAGGCGCCGAAACAACCGGCATCCCGGATCTGA
- a CDS encoding amino acid ABC transporter substrate-binding protein → MRSIKYLVLMAIVALSVVGCGGEKKEIIPPAEESMMKNKAVRILTFAVNAPFEFGSGTGVQGFGVDIGNEIAKDLGYEPRWVKISGVERMYEVMKEGQAEILLSSTELDQGRTQDFAYSTPYYETGDVIAFQRKEFDITGLASLSGKTVGVAEGRPADAFMASQTEATGVTLTKYPTIDDALGALNRGEVDAVVGDEPFITYSSAQSYPNTNVLSTLVNKYQYAVAVRKTETALLAKINATIERMKSAGRLAELEAQWMGDAREQAGKRAEGDRKTDEAKKAPKTINVNINKLAGDWRMDRLDGFKFVLEGASGRYESTPILTEGNKGTCRFVRPVPPGEYRLNISILRLVTTVPVPNLAKTSLTMDLNIGRDTTIRFR, encoded by the coding sequence GTGCGAAGCATAAAATATCTGGTATTGATGGCAATCGTAGCGCTTTCGGTCGTCGGCTGTGGTGGCGAGAAAAAGGAGATCATCCCTCCCGCCGAGGAAAGCATGATGAAGAACAAGGCGGTGCGCATCCTCACCTTCGCCGTGAACGCGCCTTTTGAATTCGGCTCCGGAACAGGGGTCCAGGGTTTCGGCGTCGACATCGGCAACGAGATCGCGAAAGACCTGGGTTACGAGCCCCGCTGGGTCAAGATCTCGGGCGTGGAGCGGATGTACGAGGTCATGAAGGAGGGGCAGGCCGAGATCCTCCTCTCCTCGACGGAACTCGACCAGGGCCGCACCCAGGACTTCGCCTATTCGACCCCCTACTACGAAACGGGCGACGTCATCGCCTTCCAGCGCAAGGAATTCGACATCACGGGCCTGGCCAGCCTTTCGGGAAAAACGGTGGGCGTGGCCGAAGGTCGCCCGGCGGACGCCTTCATGGCGTCCCAGACCGAGGCGACGGGCGTTACCCTGACCAAGTACCCGACCATCGACGACGCGCTGGGCGCGCTGAACCGGGGGGAGGTCGACGCCGTGGTGGGCGACGAGCCCTTCATCACCTACAGCAGCGCCCAGAGCTACCCCAACACGAACGTGCTCTCCACCCTGGTCAACAAGTACCAGTACGCGGTGGCCGTGAGAAAAACGGAAACCGCCCTGCTGGCGAAGATCAACGCCACCATCGAGCGGATGAAATCCGCGGGGCGGCTGGCCGAGCTGGAGGCGCAGTGGATGGGGGATGCCCGCGAACAGGCGGGCAAGCGGGCCGAAGGGGACCGCAAGACGGACGAGGCCAAGAAGGCGCCCAAGACCATCAACGTCAACATCAACAAGCTGGCGGGGGACTGGAGAATGGACCGGCTCGACGGGTTCAAGTTCGTGCTCGAGGGGGCCTCGGGGCGCTACGAATCCACCCCCATCCTCACCGAGGGGAACAAGGGCACCTGCCGCTTCGTGCGCCCGGTGCCTCCGGGCGAATACCGGCTCAACATCAGCATCCTGAGGCTGGTGACCACGGTCCCGGTTCCCAACCTGGCCAAGACGTCGCTGACCATGGACCTCAACATCGGCCGGGACACGACCATCCGATTCCGGTAA
- a CDS encoding GNAT family N-acetyltransferase: MLSETKAADAEEAARCYLARLEVEDLASLEPLEERVRLTFWGVDNYRKFLEDLPGYFGAKAVVLPDGGKRRLVGFYLARAVDGDLEVLKLGVLPGLQRRGIGTRLMDSCRAEGVRRGCSRCFLEVRKSNQPALQFYRAHGFGIAGTRVNYYTNPVEDAWVMEKKL, translated from the coding sequence ATGCTGTCAGAAACAAAAGCCGCGGACGCTGAAGAAGCCGCGCGCTGCTACCTGGCCCGCCTCGAGGTCGAGGACCTGGCGTCGCTCGAGCCTCTCGAGGAGCGGGTGCGCCTCACCTTCTGGGGGGTGGACAACTACCGGAAGTTTCTCGAGGATCTCCCGGGATATTTCGGCGCCAAGGCGGTGGTGCTCCCCGACGGGGGAAAAAGGCGCCTCGTCGGGTTTTACCTGGCGCGCGCCGTCGACGGGGACCTCGAAGTCCTGAAACTGGGGGTGCTCCCCGGCCTGCAGCGCAGGGGGATCGGGACGCGGCTGATGGACTCCTGCCGGGCGGAGGGGGTCCGGCGCGGCTGCTCCCGCTGCTTTCTCGAGGTGAGAAAATCGAACCAGCCCGCCCTGCAGTTCTACCGCGCCCACGGTTTCGGCATCGCCGGGACGCGCGTCAACTACTACACCAATCCGGTCGAGGACGCCTGGGTGATGGAAAAGAAGCTTTAG
- the tsaB gene encoding tRNA (adenosine(37)-N6)-threonylcarbamoyltransferase complex dimerization subunit type 1 TsaB, producing MDTSSVRGSVALLEGAELRGEVRTCSGGTHSVSLLRSIEFLLGSAGWGLGDLGLVAAGIGPGSFTGIRIGISTALGLSQSLGIPFAGISGLDVLACQAGWLGGKIGVAVDAHRDEVYYGEYTCRAGRPARSGRPALWKISELERALAGRHLYIVSDLGASPWEGSGKGADRWPRRVPADLFLAAGVGRLALGRRRYWQTGDAPAAEPLYIRPPDAVRNKSRGR from the coding sequence TTGGACACCTCATCCGTGCGCGGCAGCGTGGCGCTGCTCGAGGGGGCCGAACTGCGCGGGGAGGTCCGGACATGCTCGGGGGGGACCCACTCCGTGTCGCTGCTCCGTTCGATCGAGTTCCTGCTCGGCAGCGCCGGCTGGGGGCTCGGGGACCTGGGCCTGGTCGCCGCGGGCATAGGGCCGGGATCCTTCACCGGGATCCGGATCGGTATCAGCACGGCCCTCGGGCTTTCCCAGTCGCTCGGGATACCTTTTGCGGGGATTTCGGGCCTCGATGTGCTTGCGTGCCAGGCCGGGTGGCTCGGGGGGAAGATCGGCGTGGCCGTGGACGCGCACCGCGACGAGGTCTATTACGGCGAATACACCTGCCGCGCCGGCCGCCCGGCCCGCTCCGGGCGGCCGGCGCTCTGGAAGATATCGGAGCTTGAACGCGCGCTCGCGGGCAGGCATTTATATATAGTGAGCGATCTCGGCGCATCCCCGTGGGAGGGGAGTGGGAAAGGGGCGGACCGTTGGCCGCGGCGGGTCCCGGCAGACCTGTTCCTTGCGGCCGGCGTCGGCCGCCTGGCGCTCGGACGCAGAAGATACTGGCAAACGGGGGACGCGCCGGCGGCCGAGCCCCTGTACATAAGGCCTCCCGATGCTGTCAGAAACAAAAGCCGCGGACGCTGA
- the mutS gene encoding DNA mismatch repair protein MutS, producing MSANEDLTPMMKQYHEVKRRFPGKLVFFRLGDFYEMFYEDAVLASRELEITLTSRNRDKSGAPIPMCGVPHHSVDGYVARLMKKGHKIAICEQVEDPRSTKKLVQREVTRVLTPGTVVEEMLLEPKDHNYLGSLWATPQGVGLAFMDLSTADFLATEFLGEDAWPRTVDELTRFGPKELLLPENAGEDLGRRLRLEWSEQWVASPLDDWAFSRDYAERMLLEHFGVASLDGFGAAGRPLALSAAGALIHYLRDSQLSALGKVAALRFFEPSEFMKLDASTVNNLELVATLDGSRKGSLLALLDRTRTGMGARLLKSRLLLPLMDVPELERRLDCVAALSESVAALGRLGDRLGGILDLERLISRVCVGVANPRELVALAQSLRAVASLEPILGEFGAARLGEIRSGLDPVEDACRLIEDAIADDPPSSSAEPGIIRPGYSPELDELRSIRHSGKGYIASLEARERQGTGISSLKVKFNQVFGYFIEVTKANLHLVPPHYIRRQTLVNCERFITEELQAYEEKVLGAEERIAAIEKELFAEIRRLIALEGGRVQATARLVGELDVYAALALAALENDYVRPALTGGDEILIRAGRHPVVELESRPFIPNDLRLDCAGDQLAILTGPNMGGKSTYLRQTALIVIMAQMGSYVPAREARLGCVDRIYTRVGASDNLARGRSTFMVEMIETANILNTATPRSLILLDEVGRGTATFDGLSLAWAIAEYLIQDSTHRAKTLFATHYHELTKLAEVHPGVKNLCMAIEEAGQSIVFLRKVVPGAADRSYGIEVARLAGMPREVLARAHRILERLEKKEIDLTGRPRRRSAEEVIEEMQRSLF from the coding sequence ATGAGCGCAAACGAAGACCTCACCCCGATGATGAAGCAGTACCACGAGGTCAAGCGGCGCTTCCCCGGCAAGCTCGTCTTTTTCCGCCTGGGCGACTTTTACGAGATGTTTTACGAGGACGCCGTCCTGGCCTCCCGCGAGCTGGAAATCACGCTCACCTCGCGAAACCGGGACAAGAGCGGCGCCCCCATCCCCATGTGCGGAGTCCCCCACCATTCCGTCGACGGCTATGTCGCCCGGCTGATGAAGAAGGGGCACAAGATCGCCATCTGCGAGCAGGTGGAGGACCCCCGGAGCACCAAGAAGCTGGTCCAGCGCGAGGTCACCCGGGTCCTGACCCCCGGGACGGTCGTGGAGGAGATGCTGCTGGAACCGAAGGACCACAATTACCTGGGCAGCCTCTGGGCGACGCCCCAGGGGGTGGGGCTCGCTTTCATGGACCTGTCGACGGCCGACTTTCTCGCCACGGAATTCCTCGGCGAGGACGCCTGGCCCAGGACGGTCGACGAACTGACCCGCTTCGGCCCGAAGGAACTCCTCCTGCCGGAAAATGCGGGGGAGGACCTGGGGCGGAGACTCCGGCTGGAATGGTCCGAGCAGTGGGTGGCGAGCCCGCTCGACGACTGGGCCTTCAGCCGCGATTACGCCGAGCGCATGCTGCTCGAACATTTCGGCGTGGCCAGCCTCGACGGGTTCGGTGCCGCCGGCCGGCCGCTCGCGCTCTCCGCCGCGGGCGCCCTGATCCACTACCTGCGCGACAGCCAGCTCTCGGCGCTCGGCAAGGTGGCGGCGCTGCGGTTCTTCGAGCCTTCCGAGTTCATGAAGCTGGACGCCTCCACCGTCAACAACCTGGAACTGGTGGCCACCCTGGACGGCTCCCGGAAAGGGTCGCTGCTGGCGCTCCTGGACCGGACCCGCACGGGGATGGGCGCCCGGTTGCTCAAGAGCCGGCTGCTGCTCCCCCTCATGGACGTGCCCGAACTGGAACGCCGGCTCGACTGCGTCGCGGCCCTCTCCGAGAGCGTCGCGGCCCTGGGGCGCCTCGGCGACCGACTGGGCGGGATCCTGGACCTGGAGCGCCTGATCAGCCGCGTCTGTGTCGGGGTCGCCAATCCCCGCGAACTGGTCGCCCTGGCCCAATCCCTCCGGGCGGTCGCCTCCCTGGAGCCGATTCTGGGAGAGTTCGGCGCCGCGCGCCTGGGCGAGATCCGCTCGGGGCTCGACCCGGTGGAGGACGCCTGCCGGCTGATCGAGGACGCCATCGCCGACGACCCCCCCTCCTCGTCCGCGGAGCCGGGCATCATCCGCCCGGGCTACTCGCCGGAACTGGACGAACTGCGATCGATCCGCCACAGCGGCAAGGGCTACATCGCCTCGCTCGAGGCGCGGGAGCGCCAGGGGACGGGCATCTCCTCCCTCAAGGTGAAGTTCAACCAGGTCTTCGGCTATTTCATCGAGGTCACCAAAGCCAACCTCCACCTGGTCCCCCCCCATTACATCCGCAGGCAGACGCTGGTCAACTGCGAACGCTTCATCACCGAGGAGCTCCAGGCCTACGAGGAAAAGGTCCTGGGGGCCGAAGAACGGATCGCCGCCATCGAAAAGGAGCTCTTCGCGGAAATCCGCAGGTTGATCGCCCTCGAGGGGGGGCGCGTCCAGGCCACCGCCCGCCTGGTCGGGGAACTGGACGTCTACGCCGCGCTGGCGCTCGCGGCGCTCGAGAACGATTACGTCCGCCCGGCCCTCACCGGCGGGGACGAAATCCTGATCCGCGCGGGGCGCCACCCGGTGGTGGAGCTGGAGAGCCGCCCCTTCATCCCCAACGACCTCCGTCTCGACTGCGCCGGCGACCAGCTGGCGATCCTGACCGGCCCCAACATGGGAGGGAAATCGACCTATCTCCGGCAGACGGCCCTGATCGTCATCATGGCCCAGATGGGCTCGTACGTCCCCGCCCGGGAAGCGCGGCTCGGGTGCGTGGACCGCATCTACACCCGCGTCGGGGCTTCCGACAACCTGGCCCGCGGGCGCTCCACCTTCATGGTCGAGATGATCGAGACGGCCAACATCCTGAACACGGCCACCCCCCGGAGCCTGATCCTGCTCGACGAGGTCGGGCGCGGCACCGCCACCTTCGACGGGCTTTCCCTGGCGTGGGCGATCGCCGAATACCTGATCCAGGACTCCACCCACCGGGCCAAGACCCTTTTCGCCACCCATTATCACGAACTGACCAAGCTGGCCGAGGTGCACCCCGGGGTCAAAAACCTCTGCATGGCCATCGAGGAGGCGGGACAATCGATCGTCTTCCTGCGCAAGGTCGTGCCGGGGGCGGCCGACCGGAGCTACGGGATCGAGGTCGCCCGCCTGGCCGGGATGCCGCGCGAGGTGCTCGCGCGCGCCCACCGGATCCTGGAGCGCCTGGAGAAGAAGGAAATCGACCTGACGGGACGTCCGCGCCGGCGCTCCGCCGAAGAGGTCATCGAAGAGATGCAGCGGTCGCTCTTCTAG
- a CDS encoding glycosyltransferase family 39 protein: MESPLRPASPIHSPLGHALLLAALALPWFVHLGVSSLWDANEAFYAETPREMMVTGDYLAPRFNFEPRVQKPPLTYWIVLLSYRAFGVGEFAVRFPGALAAAGILLFCYGGARILYGPRAGLVAAVIAATTARIFILARRLPIDILLLFFLTGALFFILRALRRGGRGRWVPVYLFLGLGFMTKGPIALVIPALALGGWTLAAGRRKAAEMYLFTGAAVVAAVVLPWYLAVWRAHGWDYIAPFFLSDNLGRFATETLGPSRGVLYYIPVFLSDFFPWSLLLVAALLSLRSLRREEAPGFSPAWLPLFWAAAVFLIFSLSKNKQEYYIAPMYPACAILIAGALERVRGRGAAWSWAYGGAAALMAALSLALPLVFTAFMPEVPALLRYGPTALFAAGALAVAFFAFRRRPGLGFAALGLALWSVYLLGAAAYIPALEALRPVKGFCRVIAERWDPAGGDSAGFYRASLPSMVFYLERPIFQETEPERMLERFRSPGRVFCVLSRADYEYFLGRGARLSVLDQGPLFSLRFGDLLDKGKFPGRELILVSNRSCSKIASFEGDPFHESKTVHRR; the protein is encoded by the coding sequence ATGGAAAGCCCGCTCCGGCCCGCATCCCCGATCCACTCCCCGCTTGGGCACGCCCTGCTGCTGGCGGCGCTCGCGCTCCCCTGGTTCGTCCATCTCGGGGTCTCCTCCCTCTGGGACGCCAACGAGGCCTTTTACGCCGAAACCCCGAGGGAGATGATGGTCACGGGCGATTACCTCGCCCCCCGCTTCAACTTCGAGCCCCGCGTCCAGAAGCCCCCCCTCACCTACTGGATCGTTCTCCTTTCCTACCGGGCGTTCGGGGTCGGCGAGTTCGCCGTCCGCTTTCCCGGCGCGCTCGCGGCCGCCGGCATCCTGCTCTTCTGCTACGGGGGCGCCCGCATCCTGTACGGCCCGCGCGCGGGACTGGTGGCCGCCGTCATCGCCGCGACCACCGCCCGGATCTTCATCCTGGCGCGCCGGCTCCCCATCGACATCCTCCTCCTGTTCTTCCTCACCGGCGCCCTCTTTTTCATCCTCCGCGCGCTCCGCCGCGGCGGGAGGGGGCGGTGGGTCCCCGTCTACCTGTTTCTGGGGCTCGGGTTCATGACCAAGGGGCCGATCGCGCTCGTCATCCCGGCGCTGGCCCTGGGGGGATGGACTCTCGCGGCCGGCCGCCGGAAAGCGGCGGAGATGTATCTCTTTACGGGCGCCGCCGTCGTCGCCGCCGTCGTCCTCCCCTGGTACCTGGCCGTCTGGAGGGCGCACGGCTGGGACTACATCGCCCCCTTCTTCCTCAGCGACAACCTGGGGCGCTTCGCCACGGAGACCCTGGGGCCCTCCCGCGGCGTGCTCTACTACATTCCGGTCTTCCTGTCCGACTTCTTTCCCTGGTCGCTGCTTCTGGTCGCCGCCCTCCTTTCCCTCCGGAGCCTGCGGCGCGAAGAGGCCCCCGGTTTCTCCCCGGCGTGGCTCCCCCTCTTCTGGGCCGCCGCCGTCTTCCTCATTTTTTCCCTCTCCAAAAACAAGCAGGAGTACTACATCGCACCGATGTACCCCGCCTGCGCCATCCTGATCGCCGGGGCGCTCGAGCGGGTGCGGGGCCGGGGGGCCGCCTGGTCCTGGGCCTACGGCGGCGCGGCGGCGCTGATGGCGGCGCTGTCGCTGGCCCTGCCCCTCGTCTTCACCGCCTTCATGCCCGAGGTCCCGGCCCTGCTCCGGTACGGACCGACGGCGCTGTTTGCGGCCGGCGCGCTCGCCGTGGCCTTCTTCGCCTTCCGGCGCCGGCCGGGGCTCGGCTTCGCCGCGCTCGGGCTCGCGCTCTGGTCGGTCTACCTCCTGGGGGCCGCCGCCTATATTCCCGCCCTGGAGGCGCTGCGGCCGGTGAAAGGGTTCTGCCGCGTGATCGCCGAACGCTGGGACCCCGCCGGCGGGGACAGCGCCGGGTTCTATCGCGCCTCGCTCCCCAGCATGGTGTTCTACCTCGAGCGCCCCATCTTCCAGGAGACCGAACCCGAAAGGATGCTCGAGCGCTTCCGCTCGCCCGGCAGGGTCTTCTGCGTCCTGTCCCGGGCCGACTACGAGTACTTCCTCGGGCGCGGCGCCCGGCTCTCGGTCCTCGACCAGGGGCCCCTTTTTTCGCTCCGCTTCGGCGACCTCCTGGACAAGGGGAAGTTCCCCGGCAGGGAATTGATCTTGGTATCCAACCGATCGTGTTCTAAAATCGCAAGTTTCGAGGGCGATCCGTTTCATGAAAGCAAAACTGTTCACCGCCGCTAA
- a CDS encoding flippase-like domain-containing protein, with translation MKAKLFTAAKLAITILFFTYIFRQIDFRQFAAALASARIDYLLGGFVLLWIAHFICVYRWRLLMRPLMPVPPPGNLLGIYCIGLFFNLTFPTVIGGDVVKVYYAGRPSRCYAQSLAAAFLDRDAGMLAMMILACAAVTVYPVSVPGIPVPLILWSVFALFVLGNAAVFTPGMHRILIRLLRRVRLDSVATRIDLVSRAFQVMGRHPGILWGSLAISFINQLLVISVTWVMALGLGIRLPFLLVLVFVPVITLISMIPISLNGMGLREYSFMSLFGAVGVPAASCIALGVLSSVVIILSSLPGGIVYLLYRNKTDLEQMASLESEFS, from the coding sequence ATGAAAGCAAAACTGTTCACCGCCGCTAAGCTGGCGATCACGATCCTGTTCTTCACCTATATCTTCCGCCAGATCGATTTCCGGCAGTTCGCCGCCGCGCTCGCCAGCGCCCGCATCGACTACCTGCTCGGGGGCTTCGTGCTCCTCTGGATAGCCCATTTCATCTGCGTCTACCGCTGGCGGCTGCTGATGCGGCCCTTGATGCCGGTGCCCCCCCCGGGGAACCTGCTGGGCATCTACTGCATCGGCCTCTTCTTCAACCTGACCTTCCCCACCGTCATCGGCGGGGATGTCGTCAAGGTCTACTACGCGGGGCGCCCCTCCCGGTGCTATGCCCAGAGCCTGGCCGCCGCATTTCTCGACCGGGACGCCGGGATGCTGGCCATGATGATCCTCGCCTGCGCCGCGGTGACGGTCTACCCGGTGTCGGTCCCCGGGATCCCCGTCCCCCTCATCCTCTGGAGCGTTTTCGCCCTCTTCGTGCTGGGGAACGCGGCGGTGTTCACCCCGGGGATGCACCGGATCCTGATCCGGCTGCTCCGGCGGGTGCGCCTCGACTCCGTCGCGACCAGGATCGACCTGGTCTCCCGCGCCTTCCAGGTCATGGGCCGGCACCCCGGCATCCTCTGGGGCTCGCTCGCGATCTCCTTCATCAACCAGCTCCTGGTCATCTCGGTCACCTGGGTCATGGCGCTGGGGCTCGGGATCCGCCTCCCCTTCCTCCTTGTCCTGGTCTTCGTCCCCGTCATCACCCTGATCTCCATGATCCCCATCAGCCTCAACGGCATGGGGCTGAGGGAATATTCCTTCATGAGCCTCTTCGGCGCCGTCGGCGTGCCGGCCGCCTCGTGCATCGCGCTCGGCGTGCTTTCGAGCGTCGTCATCATCCTGTCATCGCTCCCGGGGGGCATCGTCTACCTCCTCTACCGGAACAAGACCGATCTCGAGCAGATGGCTTCACTGGAGAGCGAGTTTTCATGA